From Serratia fonticola:
CAGGGCGAGCTGGAAATCCAGGTTGGTGACGAAGTTGACGTTGCGCTGGACGCTGTTGAAGATGGCTTCGGTGAAACTCTGCTGTCCCGTGAGAAAGCTAAGCGTCACGAAGCTTGGATCACGCTGGAAAAAGCTTACGAAGAAGCTGAAACTGTCGTCGGTGTTATCAACGGCAAAGTTAAGGGTGGCTTCACTGTAGAGCTGAACGGTATTCGTGCGTTCCTGCCAGGTTCCCTGGTTGACGTGCGTCCAGTTCGCGACACTCTGCACCTGGAAGGCAAAGAGCTTGAGTTCAAAGTCATCAAGCTGGATCAGAAGCGCAACAACGTTGTTGTTTCTCGTCGTGCAGTAATCGAATCCGAAAACAGCGCAGAGCGCGATCAACTGCTGGAAAACCTGCAGGAAGGCATGGAAGTTAAAGGTATCGTTAAGAACCTCACTGACTACGGTGCATTCGTGGATCTGGGCGGCGTTGACGGCCTGCTGCACATCACTGACATGGCTTGGAAACGCGTTAAGCACCCAAGCGAAATTGTCAACGTGGGCGACGAAATCACTGTTAAGGTGCTGAAGTTCGACCGCGAGCGTACTCGTGTATCTCTGGGCCTGAAGCAACTGGGCGAAGATCCATGGGTTGCTATCGCTAAACGCTACCCAGAAGGCACCAAGCTGACTGGTCGTGTTACCAACCTGACTGATTACGGCTGCTTCGTGGAAATCGAAGAAGGCGTTGAAGGTCTGGTACACGTTTCTGAAATGGATTGGACCAACAAAAACATCCATCCGTCCAAAGTTGTTAACGTGGGCGATGTAGTGGAAGTGATGGTTCTGGACATCGATGAAGAGCGTCGTCGTATTTCCCTGGGCCTGAAGCAGTGCAAAAACAACCCATGGCAGCAGTTCGCAGAAACCCACAACAAGGGCGACCGCGTTGAAGGTAAAATCAAGTCTATCACTGACTTCGGTATCTTCATCGGCCTGGACGGCGGCATCGACGGCCTGGTTCACCTGTCTGACATCTCCTGGAACGTTGCAGGCGAAGAAGCAGTTCGTGAATACAAGAAAGGCGACGAAATCGCAGCTGTGGTTCTGCAAGTTGACGCAGAGCGCGAGCGTATCTCCCTGGGCGTGAAGCAACTGGCTGAAGATCCGTTCAATAACTACCTGTCTATGAACAAGAAAGGTACTATTGTTACTGGTAAAGTCACTGCAGTTGACGCCAAAGGTGCTACAGTTGAATTAGCAGGCGGCGTAGAAGGTTACCTGCGTGCTTCTGAAGCCTCTCGCGACCGTATTGAAGACGCAACTCTGGTTCTGAACGTTGGTGACGAAGTTGAAGCTAAATTCACTGGCGTTGACCGTAAGAACCGCGTTGTAAGCCTGTCCGTCCGTGCGAAGGACGAAGCTGACGAGAAAGATGCAATCGCTACGGTTAACAACACCAAGCCGGAAGAAAGCAACTTCTCTAACGCTATGGCTGAAGCCTTCAAAGCGGCTAAAGGCGAGTAATGACGGGGGGCGGTTTCTGACCGCCCCGATACGGTAGTTTAGCTGCAAAGCTTGGAGGAACTATGACCAAGTCTGAACTTATTGAAAGACTTGCTGGCCAGCAATCTCATATTCCGGCGAAGGCCGTTGAGGATGCAGTGAAAGAGATGCTCGAACACATGGCAGCTACGCTAGCCGAGGGTGAGCGCATCGAGATCCGCGGATTCGGCAGTTTTTCTCTTCACTACCGTGCTCCGCGCGTCGGCCGTAACCCTAAAACGGGTGATAAAGTTGAGTTGGACGGCAAGTACGTTCCTCACTTCAAGCCAGGTAAAGAGTTACGTGACCGTGCCAATATCTATGGCTAGTCGCTGACCACCCATAGTGTTGTTGCTTGTAAAGAATATAAAACGGTGCCTTAGGGTGCCGTTTTTTTTCGCCTAAAACCCCCCATACCTGCCAAAATTTGCGCTCCGCTACGCAACCTTTCCTGCAAATGCCAAATAGCCAACCGATTGTTTACGACCTGCTTTCCTGAGTAGCAACCTGCAACTGGCGGTTATCCGTCTGAGAAGTCACATTTATTGCAGGATAAACTTGGCAAGGAGCGCGGAAATCAGGATCTCACTGGATAGGGCCGCCATCGCTTTGGTGATGGGGATGCTGCCAATACTGTTTTTGCCCCACTTACCGTCGTGGCTTTTATTGATGGGGCTAGCCGTTGCGGCTTTGTGGCTATGGCGATATAAACCGAATCCATGGCGCCAGGCACTGTGCTGTTGCCTGCTGGGTTTTATTTACGCCACCGGCAGTGCCAGCCTGTTGATGCAACAAATCGCAACGTTGACGACCAGCGGTGATAAAGCCGTGATTGCTTCCGTGCGTAGCATTCGGTTGGACGGGGTTGAAACGCCACAGGTGCAACTGCGTATTGAGCAGGTTAGCGGGCGCTGGCTGGTGCCTGCATTGTCCTTTACGGCAAACTGGCGCGGCGAAAAGCCCTGTGCGGGGCAACGTTGGGCGATGAAGGTTCGCTTTCGCCCGGTACACAGCAGCCTGAATGAAGGGGGCTTTGACGGGCAGCGTTGGGCCATTGCTAATCGGCAACCGTTGCGTGGCTTTGTTCGTTCCGCAACGGCACTGGATAAGGGCTGCAACTGGCGCCAACTGATCGTCAAACAGAGGGATCGATCGCTCATACCGCTGACGCAACGCCCGGTGTTGCTGGCGCTGGCGTTTGGCGAACGGACGCTGATGAGTAATGAGCTGCGTGGGCAACTGATGAAAACCGGCGTGGCTCACCTGATGGCGATTTCTGGCCTGCATATTTCCCTGGCCGCCGCCTTTGCCTGGGGGCTGGCGCGTGGCGTGCAGTTTTTATTGCCCGCGCGCTACATCGGCTACCGTCTGCCTCTGATCGTCAGTTGGTTGATGGCGCTGTGCTATGTGTGGCTGGCAGGTGGGCAACCTCCGGCAATGAGGGCCTTTATTGCCTTGTCTCTATGGCTCTGGTTGCGCCTCAAAGGAGTTTCCTGCACTTCCTGGCAAATCTGGCTGTGGTGTATCAGCCTGCTGTTGCTGTGCGATCCTATGTCAGTGCTTTCGGACAGCTTCTGGCTCTCTGCCCTGGCGGTTGCGGCCTTAATCTTTTGGTTCGAATGGGCACCGTTGCCCAGGCGCTTCGGCACTTTTTGGGGGTGGGCACCTCTGCGTTGGCTACACATGCAACTAGGGATGACGCTCTTGCTGATGCCCCTACAATTTGGCCTGTTTCATGGCTTGAGCTGGACATCGTTACCCGCCAACCTTTGGGCGGTACCGATCGTTTCTTTGCTGTCGGTTCCGTTGATATTGTTGGCACTGATGCTGTTTTTTATTCCGCAGGTAAGCCACTGGTGTTGGCAATTGGCCGATCTTACCGTCAGTTGGGCCTTATGGCCGCTTCCCGGGCTCGAGCAAGGGTGGCTACAGGTTGGGGCTGCCTTGCTGCAATTTAGCGCCCTAGGGTGGTTAGCCGTGGTTTGCTGGCGTTTTCGCTGGTGGTATCACTTTCCTGTCGGTTGCGCCGTTGTGGTGTTAAGTTGCCTGTTCTGGCGGGAAAGATCGCCAGATTATCGCTGGCGGGTCGATATGCTCGACGTAGGGCACGGCCTGGCGGTGGTAATCGAGCGGGAAGGAAAGGCCGTCATCTTTGATACGGGTAACCGCTGGCAAGCCTCCAGCGCGGCAGAGCGCAACATTTTGCCATTCCTGCGCTGGCGGCAGATCTCGCTGGAGCAAATCGTTATCAGCCATAGCCATCTGGATCATATCGGCGGCTTGCCGATATTGGCAGCCGCATTTCCACAGGCCAGCGTGCGTACGCCGATCGTTAACGTAGGCCACCTGCCTTGCGTACAAGGGCAACGGTGGGTGTGGCGAGAGCTAAACTTTCAGGTGTTGTGGCCACCTGCACGGGTGGATTATGCCGCTAACGATGACTCCTGCGTAGTGCGCGTCGATGACGGCAAGTTCAGCCTGTTGCTGACGGGGGATATTGAACGCCGGGCCGA
This genomic window contains:
- the ihfB gene encoding integration host factor subunit beta; translation: MTKSELIERLAGQQSHIPAKAVEDAVKEMLEHMAATLAEGERIEIRGFGSFSLHYRAPRVGRNPKTGDKVELDGKYVPHFKPGKELRDRANIYG
- a CDS encoding ComEC family protein; protein product: MGMLPILFLPHLPSWLLLMGLAVAALWLWRYKPNPWRQALCCCLLGFIYATGSASLLMQQIATLTTSGDKAVIASVRSIRLDGVETPQVQLRIEQVSGRWLVPALSFTANWRGEKPCAGQRWAMKVRFRPVHSSLNEGGFDGQRWAIANRQPLRGFVRSATALDKGCNWRQLIVKQRDRSLIPLTQRPVLLALAFGERTLMSNELRGQLMKTGVAHLMAISGLHISLAAAFAWGLARGVQFLLPARYIGYRLPLIVSWLMALCYVWLAGGQPPAMRAFIALSLWLWLRLKGVSCTSWQIWLWCISLLLLCDPMSVLSDSFWLSALAVAALIFWFEWAPLPRRFGTFWGWAPLRWLHMQLGMTLLLMPLQFGLFHGLSWTSLPANLWAVPIVSLLSVPLILLALMLFFIPQVSHWCWQLADLTVSWALWPLPGLEQGWLQVGAALLQFSALGWLAVVCWRFRWWYHFPVGCAVVVLSCLFWRERSPDYRWRVDMLDVGHGLAVVIEREGKAVIFDTGNRWQASSAAERNILPFLRWRQISLEQIVISHSHLDHIGGLPILAAAFPQASVRTPIVNVGHLPCVQGQRWVWRELNFQVLWPPARVDYAANDDSCVVRVDDGKFSLLLTGDIERRAEQALLKQRANLPSTILQVPHHGSKTSSTPPFLRAVAPELAFASASRYNAWRLPAAKIVKRYRENHIPWRDTARSGQLSVFFYRHDWQVKGFREQLNPRWYHQRFGVEGDNE
- the rpsA gene encoding 30S ribosomal protein S1, which codes for MTESFAQLFEESLKTIETRPGSIVRGVVVAIDKDVVLVDAGLKSESAIPAEQFKNAQGELEIQVGDEVDVALDAVEDGFGETLLSREKAKRHEAWITLEKAYEEAETVVGVINGKVKGGFTVELNGIRAFLPGSLVDVRPVRDTLHLEGKELEFKVIKLDQKRNNVVVSRRAVIESENSAERDQLLENLQEGMEVKGIVKNLTDYGAFVDLGGVDGLLHITDMAWKRVKHPSEIVNVGDEITVKVLKFDRERTRVSLGLKQLGEDPWVAIAKRYPEGTKLTGRVTNLTDYGCFVEIEEGVEGLVHVSEMDWTNKNIHPSKVVNVGDVVEVMVLDIDEERRRISLGLKQCKNNPWQQFAETHNKGDRVEGKIKSITDFGIFIGLDGGIDGLVHLSDISWNVAGEEAVREYKKGDEIAAVVLQVDAERERISLGVKQLAEDPFNNYLSMNKKGTIVTGKVTAVDAKGATVELAGGVEGYLRASEASRDRIEDATLVLNVGDEVEAKFTGVDRKNRVVSLSVRAKDEADEKDAIATVNNTKPEESNFSNAMAEAFKAAKGE